One window of Longimicrobiales bacterium genomic DNA carries:
- a CDS encoding PadR family transcriptional regulator has translation MSDSFDSQLTTRRINELLILSVLSHAPMHGYQIALEVEERSGGFFRFQHGTLYPILHRLEEDGVVGGDWSDPAQGRARKQYSLTRAGRRYLTKIAREWRVLASQVAAFIEPEDGDAQVRSGVA, from the coding sequence ATGAGCGACTCCTTCGACAGCCAGCTCACCACGCGGCGGATCAACGAGCTGCTGATCCTGTCCGTGCTGTCGCATGCGCCGATGCACGGCTATCAGATCGCTCTCGAAGTCGAGGAGCGGAGCGGCGGCTTCTTTCGCTTTCAGCACGGTACGCTGTACCCGATCCTGCACCGCCTCGAGGAAGACGGTGTGGTCGGAGGGGACTGGTCGGATCCGGCGCAGGGACGTGCCCGGAAGCAGTACTCCCTGACCAGGGCGGGGCGCCGTTATCTGACGAAGATCGCGCGTGAGTGGCGCGTGCTGGCGTCACAGGTGGCAGCGTTCATCGAACCGGAGGATGGCGATGCACAGGTTCGCTCCGGCGTTGCGTAG